The Yersinia intermedia genome window below encodes:
- the aegA gene encoding formate-dependent uric acid utilization protein AegA yields the protein MNPFIVADAESCIGCRSCEVACVVAHHEGKFPDKPDYFTPRVKVFKGNQSATAVFCHHCEDAPCASTCPNGAIVELNNSVQVIQEKCIGCKTCMIACPFGMMTVVTETVQPASHRLADAYQRTEAQKCDLCIDQPDGPACIKTCPTQALTLVDQHYLLRQQQQKRQRTALNEHNGRLFSSATSAGAAHSFSPLSKNIRDAAPVNLLQRPRTPRLEPKKIPLAERKASFAEIYLPFTEGQIHEQAERCLNCGDKTICQWTCPLHNAIPKWISLAYQGRIHEAAELSHQTSSLPEICGRVCPQDRLCEQACTLNDHDGAVTIGQIERHITETALATGWRPDMSQVKPTGKRVAIIGAGPAGLGCADILVRNGITPVVFDRYSEIGGLLTFGIPAFKLDKGVMTRRREIFSEMGVEFCLNTEIGRDITMESLLSDFDALFLGVGTYRSMRSGLENEDAQGVYDALPFLIGNTQHLMGYTGSSAHPYVSMENQRVVVLGGGDTAMDCVRTSLRHGASSVICAYRRDEKNMPGSKREVKNAREEGAEFMFNLQPQRIEVDEQGQVTGIKMVRTEMGQADAKGRRQARPIAGSEHIIPADAVIMAFGFSPHRMSWLAEHNVVLDKQGRVVAPTISGYPYQTSNPKIFAGGDIVRGADLIVTAIAEGRKAAESIAYYLNVL from the coding sequence ATGAATCCATTTATTGTTGCTGACGCCGAAAGTTGTATTGGTTGTCGGAGCTGCGAAGTTGCTTGTGTAGTCGCTCACCATGAAGGGAAGTTCCCTGATAAGCCTGACTATTTCACGCCTCGAGTGAAAGTCTTTAAAGGTAACCAAAGTGCCACTGCGGTCTTTTGTCACCATTGCGAAGATGCCCCCTGTGCCAGCACCTGCCCGAATGGTGCCATTGTTGAGTTGAATAACAGCGTTCAGGTTATTCAGGAGAAATGTATCGGCTGCAAAACCTGCATGATCGCTTGCCCGTTTGGCATGATGACGGTCGTTACCGAGACCGTGCAACCCGCAAGTCATCGCCTGGCTGATGCCTATCAACGTACTGAAGCACAGAAATGCGACCTTTGTATTGACCAGCCTGATGGCCCTGCTTGCATCAAAACGTGTCCGACGCAGGCACTGACACTGGTCGATCAACATTATCTGCTCCGGCAACAACAGCAAAAACGCCAGCGCACCGCATTGAATGAGCACAATGGTCGTTTGTTCAGCAGTGCGACCTCTGCTGGCGCGGCGCACTCATTCAGTCCATTGAGCAAAAATATTCGTGATGCGGCACCGGTTAATTTATTGCAGCGGCCACGAACTCCACGTCTCGAGCCGAAAAAAATCCCACTGGCGGAGCGTAAAGCAAGTTTTGCCGAGATCTATCTGCCGTTCACCGAAGGCCAAATCCATGAGCAGGCCGAACGTTGTTTGAATTGCGGCGATAAGACTATTTGCCAGTGGACCTGCCCGCTACATAACGCTATCCCGAAATGGATTTCATTGGCTTATCAGGGGCGTATTCATGAAGCGGCAGAGTTATCCCACCAAACCAGTAGCTTGCCAGAGATCTGTGGCCGAGTTTGTCCGCAGGACCGCTTGTGTGAACAAGCTTGTACTTTAAACGACCACGATGGTGCAGTAACGATTGGCCAGATTGAACGGCATATTACGGAAACGGCATTAGCCACTGGCTGGCGGCCTGATATGTCGCAAGTCAAACCCACAGGTAAACGTGTTGCTATTATCGGCGCAGGGCCTGCGGGGTTAGGGTGTGCGGATATTCTGGTCCGTAACGGTATTACGCCGGTGGTGTTTGATCGTTATTCCGAAATCGGTGGGTTGTTAACCTTTGGTATTCCGGCATTCAAATTAGATAAAGGTGTGATGACCCGTCGACGTGAGATTTTTAGCGAGATGGGGGTCGAGTTCTGCCTAAATACCGAGATTGGGCGGGATATCACCATGGAGAGCCTGCTCAGTGATTTCGATGCTCTATTCCTCGGTGTGGGAACATATCGCTCGATGCGCTCCGGGCTGGAAAATGAGGATGCTCAAGGGGTTTACGATGCTTTGCCATTCCTGATTGGCAATACCCAACATCTGATGGGGTACACAGGCAGTAGTGCTCACCCTTATGTCAGCATGGAAAACCAACGGGTGGTGGTTTTAGGCGGCGGCGATACCGCGATGGACTGCGTGCGTACTTCATTGCGCCATGGCGCTAGCAGCGTGATTTGTGCTTACCGCCGTGATGAAAAGAACATGCCTGGCTCCAAGCGAGAGGTGAAAAACGCGCGCGAAGAAGGGGCCGAATTTATGTTCAATCTTCAACCACAAAGGATTGAGGTGGATGAACAAGGGCAGGTCACCGGCATCAAAATGGTGCGCACTGAAATGGGTCAGGCCGATGCTAAAGGGCGGCGACAGGCCCGCCCCATCGCCGGCTCCGAGCACATTATTCCAGCCGATGCCGTAATTATGGCCTTTGGTTTTAGCCCGCACCGTATGTCGTGGTTGGCGGAACACAATGTGGTGCTGGATAAGCAGGGGCGAGTGGTCGCACCGACGATTTCCGGTTACCCGTATCAAACCAGTAATCCAAAGATCTTTGCGGGCGGTGACATTGTGCGTGGTGCAGATCTGATTGTCACGGCCATTGCCGAGGGGCGCAAAGCAGCCGAAAGCATTGCTTATTATCTCAATGTTTTATAA
- a CDS encoding MFS transporter encodes MSLEAAVTEKRTHVRYIILLIIFIVTAINYADRATLSIAGTEVAKELQLDAVAMGYIFSAFGWAYLLMQIPGGWLLDRYGSKRVYTYSLFFWSLFTFTQGFVDMFPIAYAAISMFIMRFMLGFSEAPSFPANARIVAAWFPTKERGTASAIFNSAQYFSLALFSPLLGYLTFAWGWQHVFTVMGGLGFVLTIAWVKFIHNPTDHPGMSASELEYIKQGGAVVDMDHKKPDGHKSGPKLDYLKQLLASRMMLGVFFGQYFINTITWFFLTWFPIYLVQDKGMSILKVGMVASIPALCGFAGGVLGGVFSDSLIKRGHSLTFARKVPIVLGMLLASSIILCNYVDSDVVVVALMALAFFGKGFGALGWPVIADTAPKEIVGLCGGLFNVFGNVASIVTPLVIGYLVKELHSFNAALIFVGCSAIMAMFCYLFVVGDIKRLELKTS; translated from the coding sequence ATGAGTCTGGAAGCCGCTGTGACTGAAAAACGGACCCACGTCCGTTATATAATACTATTAATTATCTTTATTGTGACTGCAATTAACTATGCTGACCGGGCAACATTGTCAATTGCAGGCACTGAAGTAGCAAAAGAATTACAATTAGATGCCGTGGCAATGGGTTATATCTTCTCAGCCTTTGGCTGGGCTTACCTGTTAATGCAAATACCGGGGGGTTGGCTGCTGGACCGCTATGGCTCCAAGCGGGTCTACACCTATAGCCTGTTCTTCTGGTCGCTATTTACCTTTACGCAAGGGTTTGTCGACATGTTCCCGATAGCGTATGCCGCTATCTCCATGTTTATCATGCGCTTTATGTTAGGCTTCTCTGAAGCACCTTCTTTCCCGGCTAACGCCAGAATTGTTGCGGCCTGGTTCCCCACCAAAGAAAGGGGGACTGCTTCAGCTATTTTTAACTCTGCACAATACTTCTCCTTAGCACTCTTCTCTCCATTATTAGGTTATTTAACCTTTGCCTGGGGCTGGCAGCATGTGTTTACCGTCATGGGCGGGCTAGGTTTCGTGTTAACCATTGCCTGGGTTAAATTTATTCATAACCCGACCGATCACCCTGGTATGTCTGCATCTGAACTTGAATACATAAAACAAGGTGGTGCGGTTGTCGATATGGACCACAAAAAACCCGATGGTCATAAAAGCGGCCCTAAATTAGATTATCTGAAGCAATTATTGGCTAGCCGAATGATGCTGGGTGTCTTTTTTGGTCAATACTTTATTAATACGATCACCTGGTTCTTCCTGACGTGGTTCCCCATTTATTTAGTACAAGATAAAGGGATGTCTATTTTAAAAGTGGGGATGGTCGCCTCTATCCCGGCATTATGCGGATTTGCTGGCGGTGTATTAGGTGGCGTATTCTCTGATTCACTCATTAAACGTGGTCATTCCCTGACTTTTGCCCGTAAAGTTCCTATCGTGTTAGGCATGTTATTGGCATCAAGCATCATTCTGTGTAACTACGTCGATAGCGACGTGGTAGTGGTCGCACTAATGGCATTGGCCTTCTTTGGCAAAGGTTTTGGCGCATTGGGTTGGCCGGTTATTGCGGATACGGCACCAAAAGAGATTGTTGGCTTGTGTGGCGGGTTATTTAACGTATTTGGCAACGTCGCCTCTATTGTTACGCCGCTGGTTATCGGTTATCTGGTGAAAGAATTACACTCCTTTAATGCTGCCTTAATCTTTGTTGGATGTTCTGCCATTATGGCCATGTTCTGTTACTTATTTGTTGTCGGCGATATCAAACGCCTGGAATTGAAAACATCTTAA
- the garD gene encoding galactarate dehydratase: MMSICNNPLYIKVQDADNVAIVVNNNGLCAGTRFKCGLELIEHVPQGHKVALVDIPKGGPIIRYAEVIGLAVRDIARGGWIDESLVELPAAPALETLPLATAVPEALPPLEGYTFEGYRNADGSVGTKNLLAITTSVHCVAGVVDYVVNIIERTLLPKYPNVDGVVALNHLYGCGVAINAPAAVVPIRTIHNLALNPNFGGEVMVVGLGCEKLQPERLLEGTPDVQVISLDESNIVRLQDEKHVGFRSMVDDILQVAEKHLQRLNMRQRETCPASELVVGMQCGGSDAFSGVTANPAVGYASDLLVRCGATVMFSEVTEVRDAIHLLTPRAINEEVGRRLLEEMKWYDDYLETGKTDRSANPSPGNKKGGLANVVEKALGSIAKSGRSAIVEVLSPGQRPTKRGLIFAATPASDFVCGTQQLASGITVQVFTTGRGTPYGLAAVPVIKMATRTDLANRWHDLMDIDAGTIATGDATIEEVGQQLFEFILDIASDRKRTWSDQWGLRNALAVFNPAPVT; this comes from the coding sequence ATGATGAGCATATGTAACAACCCACTTTATATTAAAGTACAGGACGCGGATAACGTTGCCATTGTGGTTAATAACAATGGGCTTTGTGCTGGCACCCGGTTTAAATGTGGCCTTGAACTTATTGAGCATGTGCCACAAGGCCATAAAGTGGCTTTGGTTGATATTCCTAAAGGCGGCCCAATTATTCGTTATGCTGAAGTGATTGGTCTGGCAGTGCGGGATATTGCTCGTGGCGGCTGGATAGATGAATCGTTAGTTGAATTACCTGCTGCACCGGCACTGGAAACCTTACCCCTTGCCACCGCAGTCCCCGAGGCCTTACCACCACTGGAAGGTTATACCTTCGAGGGCTATCGCAACGCTGACGGCAGTGTGGGGACCAAAAACCTACTCGCGATTACCACCAGCGTACATTGCGTGGCTGGCGTGGTGGATTATGTCGTCAATATCATTGAACGCACCCTACTTCCCAAGTATCCCAATGTCGATGGCGTAGTTGCACTGAATCACTTATATGGCTGTGGAGTGGCAATTAATGCTCCGGCAGCGGTAGTGCCCATCCGCACGATTCATAATTTGGCCCTTAACCCTAATTTTGGTGGCGAAGTGATGGTCGTCGGCCTCGGTTGTGAAAAACTCCAACCTGAGCGGCTGCTGGAAGGGACACCTGACGTGCAGGTTATCTCACTGGATGAAAGCAATATCGTGCGCTTGCAGGATGAGAAACACGTCGGCTTCCGTTCCATGGTCGATGACATTCTGCAAGTGGCGGAAAAGCACCTGCAACGCCTGAATATGCGCCAACGTGAAACCTGCCCGGCCTCTGAATTGGTGGTCGGTATGCAATGCGGCGGCAGTGACGCTTTTTCTGGCGTAACCGCCAACCCTGCGGTGGGTTATGCTTCGGACTTACTGGTGCGTTGCGGCGCAACAGTCATGTTTTCTGAAGTCACGGAAGTACGTGATGCTATCCATCTGTTAACTCCCAGGGCGATTAATGAGGAGGTTGGCAGAAGGTTACTGGAAGAGATGAAATGGTACGACGACTATCTCGAAACCGGCAAAACCGATCGTAGCGCCAACCCCTCACCAGGGAATAAAAAGGGCGGCTTAGCAAACGTAGTGGAAAAAGCGCTCGGTTCCATCGCCAAATCTGGCCGCAGCGCCATTGTGGAAGTGCTCTCTCCGGGGCAGCGCCCCACCAAGCGTGGGCTGATTTTTGCAGCCACCCCAGCCAGTGATTTTGTCTGCGGCACGCAACAACTGGCATCGGGTATTACCGTTCAGGTATTTACCACCGGGCGCGGCACCCCTTATGGTCTGGCGGCAGTACCGGTAATCAAAATGGCAACCCGCACCGATCTGGCTAACCGCTGGCATGACCTGATGGATATCGACGCCGGAACCATTGCGACAGGCGATGCCACTATTGAAGAGGTTGGTCAGCAATTATTTGAATTTATTCTGGATATTGCCAGTGACCGCAAACGGACGTGGTCCGATCAATGGGGGTTGCGCAATGCCTTGGCGGTGTTTAATCCGGCACCAGTGACCTAA
- a CDS encoding CdaR family transcriptional regulator, with product MSVYNLDPRLAQDIVTRTMKIIDTNINVMDGKGRIIGSGDEERLGELHEGALLSLSHGRIVDIDEAVARQLHGVKPGINLPLRLEGEIVGVIGLTGNPGQLRQYGELVCMAAEMMMEQARLVHLLAQDSRLREELVLNLIRTEEISPALMEWAQRLGVDINEPRVVAVVDVDSGQLSVDSAMSELQELQTLLTTPERNNLIAIVSLTEMVVLKPALNSHGRWDAIDHRRRMESLLSRMTERGRLRVRLSLGNFFTGPGSIARSYRTARTTMAVGKQRMPEQRCYYYQDLVLPVLLDSLRGGWQANELALPLAKLRAMDSNGLLRRTLACWFRNNVQPTATAKALFIHRNTLEYRLNRISELTGLDLANFDDRLLLYVALQLGEQE from the coding sequence ATGAGTGTATATAATCTTGACCCCCGGCTAGCCCAGGATATTGTTACCCGTACCATGAAGATCATTGATACCAATATTAATGTGATGGATGGTAAAGGTCGGATCATTGGTAGTGGCGATGAAGAGCGCCTTGGCGAATTGCATGAAGGGGCGCTCTTGTCGCTGTCTCATGGCCGGATCGTCGATATCGATGAAGCTGTTGCTCGCCAGTTGCACGGCGTGAAACCAGGGATCAACCTGCCATTGCGCCTTGAGGGTGAAATCGTGGGTGTGATTGGCCTAACCGGCAATCCGGGGCAGTTACGCCAATACGGCGAACTGGTGTGCATGGCGGCAGAGATGATGATGGAGCAGGCGCGACTGGTGCACCTGTTAGCACAGGATAGCCGTCTGCGCGAAGAGTTGGTATTGAACTTGATCCGCACTGAAGAGATATCACCGGCACTGATGGAATGGGCACAGCGCCTTGGGGTAGATATCAATGAACCGCGCGTCGTGGCCGTGGTAGATGTGGACAGCGGCCAGTTGAGTGTTGACAGTGCTATGTCGGAATTACAAGAGTTGCAAACCCTGTTGACGACGCCGGAGCGTAATAATCTGATTGCGATTGTATCCCTGACTGAAATGGTGGTGCTTAAACCGGCGCTGAATAGCCACGGCCGCTGGGATGCTATTGATCACCGGCGGCGTATGGAGTCTTTGTTGTCGCGTATGACTGAGCGGGGCCGTTTGCGGGTACGCCTGTCGCTTGGCAACTTCTTTACCGGGCCGGGTAGCATTGCGCGTTCATACCGTACCGCTCGTACTACTATGGCAGTAGGTAAACAACGGATGCCGGAGCAGCGTTGCTACTACTATCAGGATTTGGTGTTACCGGTATTGCTTGATAGTTTGCGTGGCGGCTGGCAGGCCAATGAATTAGCCTTACCACTGGCTAAATTACGGGCGATGGACAGTAACGGTCTGTTGCGGCGCACGCTGGCCTGCTGGTTCCGTAATAACGTGCAGCCAACGGCTACGGCTAAAGCGTTATTTATTCATCGCAATACTTTGGAGTATCGGCTGAATCGTATTTCCGAGCTGACCGGTTTGGATTTAGCGAACTTTGATGATCGCTTGCTGCTGTATGTGGCGCTTCAATTGGGCGAGCAGGAGTAG
- a CDS encoding glycerate kinase, with protein sequence MKIVIAPDSYKESLSALDVAVQIEAGFRTQFPDAQYIKLPVADGGEGTVEAMVAATAGRIIQVNVTGPLGDEVAAFYGISGDDKSAFIEMAAASGLELVPPELRNPLKTTSYGTGELICHALDQGVKHIIIGIGGSATNDGGAGMVQALGVKLLDKQGKQIGFGGGKLAELDVIDISGLDPRIKQCQIDVACDVTNPLTGSEGASAIFGRQKGATPEMVSQLDDGLQHYAGIIKRYLDIDVDQVEGAGAAGGLGAALLAFCGATLSPGIDIVTDALGLDALVRDATFVITGEGRIDSQTIHGKVPIGVARVAKRYNKPVIGIAGSLTDDVDVVYEHGLDAVFSVIYSICTLEQALDNAAANVFMTARNIAATLAIGMAVGQSSQESK encoded by the coding sequence ATGAAAATAGTTATCGCCCCAGACTCTTATAAAGAAAGTTTATCTGCCCTAGACGTTGCGGTGCAGATTGAAGCGGGTTTTCGCACCCAATTCCCTGATGCGCAATATATCAAATTGCCCGTTGCTGATGGTGGCGAAGGCACCGTCGAGGCCATGGTCGCAGCCACTGCGGGCCGGATTATTCAAGTTAATGTGACTGGTCCGTTAGGTGACGAAGTGGCGGCTTTTTACGGGATATCCGGTGATGATAAATCGGCCTTTATTGAAATGGCGGCCGCCAGTGGGCTAGAGCTGGTTCCGCCAGAACTGCGCAACCCACTGAAAACCACCTCCTACGGCACCGGCGAATTGATTTGTCATGCGCTGGATCAGGGCGTTAAACATATTATTATCGGTATCGGCGGCAGTGCTACCAATGATGGCGGTGCGGGTATGGTACAAGCGCTGGGGGTCAAACTGCTGGACAAGCAGGGTAAACAGATTGGCTTTGGCGGCGGGAAGCTGGCTGAGCTGGATGTTATTGATATCTCAGGGCTGGATCCGCGTATTAAGCAGTGCCAAATCGATGTTGCTTGTGATGTCACTAATCCGCTGACCGGTAGTGAAGGGGCATCGGCTATTTTCGGGCGGCAGAAAGGCGCTACTCCTGAGATGGTTAGCCAACTGGATGATGGTTTACAGCATTATGCGGGGATCATTAAACGTTATCTTGATATTGATGTTGACCAGGTTGAAGGCGCTGGCGCGGCGGGGGGGTTAGGTGCGGCATTACTGGCATTTTGCGGTGCAACCTTAAGCCCAGGTATTGATATTGTCACCGATGCTCTTGGTCTGGACGCCTTGGTTAGGGACGCGACGTTTGTCATTACCGGCGAAGGGCGCATTGATAGCCAAACTATTCATGGCAAAGTGCCGATCGGTGTCGCAAGAGTTGCCAAACGTTATAACAAGCCAGTGATTGGTATTGCCGGTAGCCTGACAGACGATGTTGATGTGGTGTATGAGCATGGTTTAGATGCGGTATTCAGTGTGATCTACAGTATCTGTACTCTGGAGCAGGCGCTGGACAATGCGGCAGCCAATGTGTTTATGACCGCCCGTAATATAGCCGCCACGCTGGCGATAGGGATGGCTGTTGGTCAGTCATCGCAAGAAAGTAAATAA